In Nicotiana tabacum cultivar K326 chromosome 19, ASM71507v2, whole genome shotgun sequence, one DNA window encodes the following:
- the LOC107775413 gene encoding potassium transporter 5-like — protein sequence MSGDEQNQDVLQQQLKGKKLSGEKLKRYDSLDLESSRVPDAKKALEWSVILKLAFQSIGVVYGDIGTSPLYVFSTIFPNGVKYEEDILGALSLIFYTITLIPVVKYVFIVLQANDNGDGGTFALYSLICRYSKVGLIPSQQAEDRDVSTFKLDIPDRRTRRASKLKSILESSNFAKFFLLFATMLGTSMVIGDGVLTPCVSVLSAIGGVKAAAPSVMTEGRIVWLAVAILILLFFLQRFGTEKVGYTFAPVLCLWFFSIAGIGIYNFVKYDPTVIRALNPKYIIDYFKRNNKDAWISLGGVVMCITGGEALFADVGHFSVRSVQISMCCVTYPALILAYLGQTAYLRKHSDDVTDTFYKNLPHSLYWPVFGVAVLAAIIASQALISGTFAIIQQSLALGCFPRVKIVHTSKKYHGQIYIPEINTLLMLACVVVTLAFRTTEKLSNAYGIAVVFVMLLTSCFLVLVMIMIWKTHIIFVIAYILVFGTIELVYLSSVLYKFDQGGYLPLAFAMVLMFIMYVWNYVYRKKYHFELEHKISPEKVKETVDETNYHRLPGLAIFYSELVHGIPPIFKHYVENVPALHSVLVFASVKSLPISKVPVEERFLFRRVKPYDLYVFRCVVRYGYNDVRNEAEPFERLLLERLKQFIRDDCKILIAANANRVSTEESIELETDGSNIDCDKQAEDATFLMERDIEMLERAYSVGVVHLVGEQDVIAGKGSNIAKRVAIDYAFNFLKRNLRQSNKVLDIPHKRMLKVGMIYEI from the exons ATGTCAGGCGATGAGCAAAACCAAGATGTTCTTCAGCAACAGCTCAAAGGAAAGAAACTTTCTGGCGAAAAGTTGAAACGATATGACTCCTTAGACTTGGAATCTAGCAGGGTGCCCGACGCCAAAAAG GCATTGGAATGGTCAGTGATACTGAAACTGGCATTTCAGAGTATAGGGGTGGTATATGGTGATATTGGAACGTCACCATTATACGTGTTTTCCACCATTTTCCCTAATGGCGTAAAATACGAAGAAGATATACTTGGTGCTCTATCTCTCATATTTTATACTATCACCTTGATTCCTGTCGTCAAATATGTATTTATTGTTCTCCAAGCGAATGACAACGGAGATG GAGGTACATTTGCGTTATATTCATTGATATGTCGATATTCTAAGGTGGGATTAATTCCAAGTCAACAGGCAGAGGACAGAGATGTGTCAACCTTTAAACTTGATATACCAGATAGACGCACTCGTCGAGCTTCAAAGCTTAAGTCGATATTAGAAAGTAGCAATTTTGCAAAGTTCTTTCTACTATTTGCCACAATGCTTGGTACTTCTATGGTTATTGGGGATGGTGTCCTCACTCCCTGCGTTTCAG TTTTGTCTGCTATTGGAGGCGTCAAAGCAGCTGCTCCCTCGGTCATGACTGAAG GAAGGATTGTTTGGCTTGCAGTCGCCATCTTGATATTGTTGTTCTTTCTTCAGAGATTTGGAACTGAAAAAGTtggctacacttttgcacctgtACTTTGTCTATGGTTCTTTTCCATTGCTGGTATTGGCATTTACAACTTCGTGAAGTACGATCCAACTGTTATCAGAGCTCTTAATCCTAAATACATCATAGATTACTTCAAGAGAAACAATAAGGATGCTTGGATTTCTCTTGGTGGTGTAGTTATGTGCATAACAG GAGGTGAAGCATTATTTGCAGATGTTGGTCATTTTAGTGTTCGATCTGTACAGATAAGTATGTGCTGCGTCACATACCCAGCGCTCATATTAGCATATCTCGGTCAGACTGCCTATTTAAGGAAGCACAGTGATGATGTAACTGATACATTCTACAAGAACTTACCTC ACAGTTTATATTGGCCAGTATTTGGGGTGGCAGTATTAGCGGCCATCATTGCAAGTCAAGCCTTGATTTCTGGGACTTTCGCTATAATCCAGCAATCCCTGGCATTAGGATGCTTTCCTCGTGTTAAAATTGTGCATACATCAAAAAAGTATCATGGACAAATCTACATTCCTGAAATCAATACCCTTCTCATGTTAGCTTGTGTCGTTGTCACTCTTGCATTCAGGACTACTGAAAAGCTAAGCAACGCTTATG GAATAGCGGTGGTGTTTGTGATGTTACTAACATCATGTTTCCTCGTACTAGTTATGATCATGATTTGGAAAACTCACATTATATTTGTAATCGCCTATATTCTGGTCTTTGGCACGATTGAGCTCGTCTATCTAAGCTCGGTCCTTTACAAGTTTGATCAGGGAGGTTACCTTCCACTTGCTTTTGCTATGGTTCTAATGTTTATCATGTACGTATGGAATTATGTGTATCGAAAGAAATACCACTTCGAGCTAGAACACAAGATCTCTCCAGAAAAAGTTAAAGAAACAGTGGACGAAACAAATTACCATCGGCTACCAGGACTTGCAATTTTCTACTCTGAGCTTGTACATGGAATCCCACCAATCTTCAAACATTATGTGGAGAACGTGCCCGCGTTACATTCTGTCCTTGTTTTTGCTTCTGTTAAATCACTTCCCATAAGCAAAGTGCCGGTAGAAGAAAGGTTCCTCTTCCGGAGAGTAAAGCCATATGATCTCTATGTTTTTCGCTGTGTGGTACGTTATGGATACAATGATGTGCGCAACGAGGCAGAGCCCTTCGAAAGATTATTACTAGAGAGGCTGAAGCAATTTATACGAGACGATTGCAAAATTTTGATTGCTGCAAATGCTAACAGAGTATCAACAGAGGAGAGCATAGAATTGGAGACTGATGGTTCCAACATTGATTGTGACAAACAAGCTGAGGATGCTACGTTTTTAATGGAGAGAGATATAGAAATGTTGGAGAGAGCATATAGTGTTGGGGTGGTACATTTGGTAGGGGAACAAGATGTGATTGCAGGCAAGGGGTCTAATATAGCAAAGAGAGTGGCGATTGATTATGCTTTCAATTTTCTCAAGAGGAACTTGAGGCAAAGTAACAAAGTTCTTGACATACCTCATAAACGCATGTTAAAAGTCGGAATGATATATGAGATATAG